A section of the Lathamus discolor isolate bLatDis1 chromosome 6, bLatDis1.hap1, whole genome shotgun sequence genome encodes:
- the NGB gene encoding neuroglobin, with the protein MESGMPLSGRQRALIRESWQRVSGSPEQHGLVLFTRLFDLDPDLLPLFQYNCKQFASPQECLSAPEFLDHIRKVMLVIDAAVSHLENLSCLEEYLCNLGKKHQAVGVKVESFSTVGESLLYMLEKCLGTAFSPDVQEAWSKLYGAVVKAMQRGWDTLPEAQCHLLQSCMVWGSPSDSTLL; encoded by the exons ATGGAGAGCGGGATGCCGCTGTCTGGCAGGCAGCGAGCGCTGATCCGGGAGAGCTGGCAGCGTGTGAGCGGCAGCCCCGAGCAGCACGGCCTCGTCCTCTTCACCAG GTTGTTTGACTTGGACCCTGACCTGTTGCCCCTTTTCCAGTACAACTGCAAGCAGTTTGCCAGCCCTCAGGAGTGCCTCTCTGCCCCTGAGTTCCTGGATCACATCAGGAAG gtgATGCTGGTGATCGACGCTGCTGTGAGCCACCTGGAGAACTTGTCCTGCCTGGAAGAGTACCTCTGCAACCTCGGCAAGAAGCACCAGGCAGTCGGCGTGAAGGTCGAGTCTTTCTCG ACTGTTGGCGAGTCCTTGCTGTACATGCTGGAGAAATGCCTTGGCACTGCCTTCAGCCCAGATGTGCAGGAGGCCTGGAGCAAACTCTACGGTGCTGTGGTGAAAGCCATGCAGCGTGGCTGGGACACCCTCCCAGAAG CCCAGTGCCATCTTCTCCAGTCATGCATGGTTTGGGGCTCTCCCAGTGATTCCACCTTGCTTTGA